In Labrus bergylta chromosome 5, fLabBer1.1, whole genome shotgun sequence, the genomic window TGTCCGGCCTCAGTCATAATAATATAGTTACAAGCGACTGAGCGTGAAGAAACAATAAGGTACACAGGCATATTTACAAGCTGTCCTTCCATCACTTGGCCCTGAAACCTGCACAGACGTGCTCCTGCTACAACACTAGAAGACAAACGAtccttttttaatctttttaaacaGTTGACAACTTCTTTATTGTGCCGTCCTTTAACCCAACATTACCGTGATCCATCTGACTTGACCAAAAGTTTACAGTACAAATCCAGTAATAGTGTGAGGATCCAAAGGATAGAGGAATTTTTCATCTTTAATACtaatattttataaaaaccATCCAGTCTAAAAGTCAATAAGCTTAACAGGGGATTGCAATCAGTCAGTGGCATGAATAGAGTGGACAAAAGTGTTTTCAGTTGATATCAATTTGATgcaagaaaaaggaagaggaaaggaGCGTGGACAAGAACATTTTGGTCTCTTCTTATTTTGTTATTCCATCTTTTCCCACTTTCTGACATTCCACTCAGTGAAAAAAAGGCAGAGGCAAAGTAGAAAGCAATAGCGCTCCCCAGCCAACTCTTGTTTGTCCATGTTCTCTACACTCTGCTGGACCGGTTCAAAACTCTTTCGCTGCTTAATTGGAGAGCTTCTTCATCCTCTGATCGAGTGCAGAAAAGTTCTCTTCTACAGCCACCAGGTTTTCCTTCATGGTCTGTTGGACctggagggaagaggaggagaaaagaatcAAGTTAGGGAAGAGAGAAATATTAAGTTCGGGTGGAGTGGAAAGAAGATGTGGTTGACACAGAGTGATGGTTTAGGTGAGGCAGGAAAATATGAGGATAGAGAGATGGTGTATGGTTGAAAGAGGGATCGCTGATTAGAAATGCAGAAAATAGGCAACAAAAATGAAACTCTTCTAGCTTCTCTGCTTTCCTCTAATTTCTATCATcttgtgtgaaaaaaatctaatttttggAGAGTTAGTCAGGTAAAATGAAACAACTTGGAATTTAATTTAGCGTTAAAACTGAGACAATTACACGGTTGAGTCAATCAACAGAAAATGTCAGATTTTCTAGAAATCTTTGTGGAACCTGGATGAAATTTCTACTGGCTTTAAAAATCGTCATTGCAAATCATTCTATGGTTATAGAAGCTCTCACATTATGTCAAGTGGTCACATTTGATAAAGATAACAGGGTCCAACACTGAATACTAAGTGGTTGGCACATTGGTCACTCAACGCCAGCTTCCGGTGCAGGAACTGAAAATATGATTGTCACTTTTATTCCCCATATATTTTGATGTTCAAGTTAAATACAAAGTATAAATACTCTGCAGTTAGCTCGACAATTCAAATGTAGAATAAGAGAATGTTAAAAGATTGATTCCAGTAAGCAGACAAAAGTTGATACTTCACAGAATTTAAAGTACAGTTCAACATTATACCTGTAATGTAgattttatcatgtttttttttacaactcccTAAAAAATGTACACAGCAGTCACTGGTTGCTTGTTCATCCATATCCCTCTAACCTGGACCACTTGtgcaaagtgtaaaaaaaagaggaaaaaacagtcaaaacacaACCCCACAGTGATCCCTGGTTTCACCACTTCAGccgtttttaaaaagatttatgttGTCCCAACTGTGCAGTAAATGTTTTACTTCCTACCTGTGTTAGCAGAGTGTTATTGTCCTTCAGAGAGTTGTTGATCATCTGCTGAGTGGTGTCCAGGTGGGTCAGCAGCTGGCCAAACTGCATGGCTACCAGACGACACAAGAGGCAGAAGTGAAGTCAAGAagcaacagagagggagaaagagaaacagtattttttacttACTTGCTGCTTTAAAGATATGCACTGCTGTCTTTTCTCTCAGCAGAGGTGATGTGGAGGTATAGACTTACTTATTCTAAATCTGATAAATGACGgctttaaatattaaacaccGTATTTccttttcaagaaaaaaaaagggcaagtTGTGACAGATTGATGTAAAGTGAGTCTGGATGATAAACGACCTCTTCGAGCTCTCAGAAATGGATTATCAATCTAATCTATTAATGCTAAGGTTCTGCTTTCAtgtgttaaataataataagatgataatgtgATGTATAATATCATGCATCTCTTCCTCCCTGGGGCAGTGTTTAACATTATAGCTAGACTTAGTGTAATTCTATTACCGTTTTGAGGCTCCCTTTCACTGATTTCTGCCCTTTGTTATAACAGACTGCCATGGTTTGGGCTAATTCTATTATCCGTTTGAATCCCATTTTCGCTTAGGTTTCATCTTATGTCTTGCACATGGACATTCCCATTGTAAATGCAAATCTTTCAGACTAAGAACAACTTCCCAGCAAAGACTCCTCCTGAAACGTGATCCGGGGTTTACACCCTTTCATGTTCTGTGGCTACATCCTACATATTTTGAATCTTTAATGCCAATCCCCACCCCCCACTAACCTACATACATCCTCTCCTTGAACTCTCATGGGTGTCATTTCAAGGTTCTACTACACTCACATGGAAGAATCCAAGTTTTCATTGTTATTATCATTACTTGTGCGAAATTTGCCCCTAGAGCAATATTATTACAATATTTGCCATATGAACTAATTACTCTGTACCAGTACATTCATACAGTATTATTAGATGAAGTGATGTGACTTTAAACACTCAGAGGATTATGTGAGGACAAAGAAAGTCCTTGACTAGCACGCTATAAACCCCTTTACTTTCTTGTCTGGTACCTTGCTCATGCAGCTCCTTGACAGCGACGAGCCTCTGCACCACCTGAGGTATGGAGGTAGACATGGCATCCCACTTCTGCACCACGTCATAAAGCTGCGACAcctgacaggtaaacacacacagacacattaatAGAGGCAAAAACCCTCCAGCCTcagaaccatagactgtaacgtGTGACCGATTTGTTGATGTGGTCATTTATGGAACTGTAAACGTTATAAAATCATACTGAtgaatgttttcacatcaacatATATTTACGAGTCCACTTCAATGTTACAATAATACTGTGTGGTTTCTACTTTTTCGTCAGGCTTGGACACATACCTGCATTTGTTATTtaaaaggggacatattatgaaaaatccacttttacagtgtttttgaacatatattttggGTAatctgagtgtctaccgacccacaaaatgtaaaataaaccagTCCTTAGTTTGTGGTCttcataagtcttacaacacaggaaaaaatgctccgtttcaaatttgctcagcttgtgatgtcacaagttggattctggtaaaaaaaaaaaaatacactcccctcccctgatatctccaaccatggactccacccccagccttgaacaaaacttttgtgcaggtctgccatttttatacttgctacagaggagtgatgtctaccgggaaagctaaggggggctcattgcatttaaagagacacacacaccaaaacggaacgctctgagagagctggtttatcaAGGGTCACacacctcctctggtgcttgattcacgttatattttgaccaaagcacagcatagatgtttcatttagaccacaggggactgtttgaaaaaggtagaaaagggctttaatatgtcctctttaatgaaCAGACTTGAATTCAAGGATGACTTCATGATGCTGTGGTAATGAGTGATACAGTTTTGAGACTTGTCCCTTGCTGTATGTTATGACTAAACCAAAGCCCAGTTATTGTTGGAACAGTGAATTAAATATCCATATATTCTAATTAAAGTAGGCCATTCATacttttgaatatttgttttcGAAAGTGAAttaagtcacacacacacccttttaGACAATTACAGGACAAATCAGTCTCTGAATAAAGCAAATAACGATGTCCAAAAACCTGGTGTATAAACTTGAAACCACTGTACATGACATTAGTATTGTAATGATATGATTAACATGCCCTGCCCCCTACTGGCCTATTAAGTGTAGAGCACTTTCAAAAAGTCCATgcctaaaacacaaacattttctggaAATTACCCAGATCTCACAACTGAATCtccaacttaaaaaataaaatatatatatatatatataaatatattccAAAGTGACTTCAAAGTTAAAAAGTATGTGGTGCCCAATCCAATCTACTGAATATTTTATATGTCACTTAAACTGAACTTGAATGttattgaaagttttttttttttttagacatacAATAAAACTCAGTATAAACTTAACTCCTGTGCTTCTATAATCCTTGATCTTAAAGTGATTTTTAACAGAGGGATCAAAAGCACTGAAAAAGTCGTGACTGCAGTTATTATTCATTGATGGATGTGCAGGAATTACAAACCTTGTTTTGTGTATCAGCATCCTCAATCGCTGTCTTGTGTTTAGCAATCTCATTCATCTTCCCGAGGACgctctgaaagagagagaagagagactgTTTTTAGAGGCATTCAGAGAGAAAACCGACAAAGACAGATAGAGATGAGTTAATGCCAATctgttgaaaaacaaacttctaATTGAATAAAGCACTTTGTTGTCTTTATAAGCATTCATCAGCAGttcaccacaaaaaaaacaccctcctTGAGTTGTAGTAATTGTTCAGTGCATCAGGTTGTTTATAAAGTAAAGAACTGCTTAGACAGCTGTTGAGCTCAGTCATATGAGCACGGTAGAAAAAACATCCTAAAATTGTTATTTTCATGTCGTCTAATTATGTTATAGAAGCAAGACACAGTAAATACCATtacttagaaatattttttgggcattttgtcttttttggatTTATCTTACATGTATAGACACAAAAGAGGATTTTATTGAAACCCAGCCCACATCGGTCGGATGTCAGTCTAAGTTTGTGATACAGGATTTTTTCAGGACAGCCAACAGTGCACCTCAAACATAAAGGTTCATATGGGAACATTCTGTTCAGAACAAAGGCCTCTGCTTCCCCCTTAAACCCATGAGGTGTGCTGGGTTACCTGCAGTCTGGCCTCCACTTGATCGAGAGTAGCAGAATCCAGTGCGCTGACCCTTGCCTGCAGGAGCTCAATGGTGTCCTGATACAaaaaagcacacagacacacacacacatataagtttgagtaaaaaaaactttactgtTGCTGTGCCAGTAtacacaagaacacaaacaaacttggAGGAAGCGGTGTCATCTGTGAAGTATGACCCAGTTCTCTGGCTGCACAACAGATACAAAGCTTTATGAATACAAAAGAAACTCCAAACAGTGAGTTCTCCAAAAAGAACAGTAGACTTCTTACCATCAAACTGGCACCTTGTACACCAGCACTCAGAGGTCCCTGCAACGTAAAcacaaagaaggaaaataacattttaacaagAAACAATGAAGCCTCCCTCATAATTTACATAAATCCAGCGGAAGGTTTTATTTCCATTTCACTTTTATGGAGGGTTACACAGCAACAGGAgcatgtaaaatgttttacagtaaaagagagagggatATAAACAGAATTAGtgtgaatgaaaaagaaaaacatcagagaggtgtgtgtgtgtgtgtgtgtgtgtgtgtgtgtgtgtgtgtgtgtgtgtgtgtgtgtgtgtgtgtgtgtgtgtgtgtgtgtgtgtgtgtgtgtgtgtgtgtgtgtgtgtaataactGTCTGAGATGGTGTGTACCTGCTTGTCTGATCCTGAGCCAACAGCTATCTCCAGCTCAGCGAGGCGCTTCTCCAATTCCGCCATCTGCAGGGACGGAAAAAGGCAACACATGGTTGGCACTGACAACAGCATCCCaaaagacatacacacacacccacgcacatgCATACCTCCTTGCCTTTTGTCCCACTCATTGGCGTCAAATATTCTGACATTCCTCCCAAGAGAATGCAAACAAAAGCGCGTAGCCGATCATGCCACGGCAATGTTTGCTCATTTTGCTAAAGCATTCATCTGAGACACTTGactctgtgctccctcatcCTCGGTTTCCACTTTACCTTGGCAGACTCGTTGAATTTCTCCTGCTCTGGTCGGCTGTGCAGCTCGTACAGCACCACTCCATCTGGGCCCTTAGCTGATGCTGTTGGTTTGCTCTCTCCGCTACCACGACTGCCCTTGGCTGCCTCTAGCTGGGTGAGCAGACGCCtgcaggtgaggagacacaaagGATTAAACCGTATGCTCAATATTGTTATCATCCCCATATGCCTCCTTTTCTCAATCTTGGTATCATTCTTCTCAGGCTCTCTTATAAACTGCAAGGTCAAGTTGAGCTTTGATCGTGAACAGTCTTGTTACATTTTCCTCTATTTGTCtcactttctctgtctctttatctGGTGGtatgttttttgtctcttttttgtctttcctctGTTAAACCATTTACTGTCTCCAGTTTTTATTTCCCGTCTTAAATCATCTGTCCGTCAGATCTTGTGCTCCCCAGGTAAAGCCACACTGGACTCAGCAGGATTTATGTGAGCAATTGATACCGACTGTACAGCCATGCCCTTATTACTCTCCCTCTCTATATCTGGGTTACAGTCCAAGGCTTAGTGAAATTAATTCCCCAAGTCTCTCACTCCACATATAACGCTGACTCTCTATTTTGTCAATCTACCCCAATTTCCATCCGTTCTCTGCCTACGGCCCCGTCAGGGTCTGAAAGGTTGTAGCATCCGGTTTCAGGTTACAGATTGCTTTATTGTTTTGTCACAGCTCACCTGGCAAGCGCTCCATCTGGGTCAGCCAGGTTGATGTGTGCCTGCGGTCCCAGCAGAGAGTCGAGATGAGCAGAAACCAGTTGCTGCTTGAGCTGAGCCGCCTGCTGGGCGAGTACAACTGGGGTCAGACGCTCCTCTGCATTGCTTTCCTTAGTGGCCGTCTGGAAgcaaagagacacagaggacagtGAGTATCTGAGAGCTACACAGCAATAAACAACAATGCCGGGGTTGATGAAATCCAGGACTAGAAGTGTTCTTGAGTCAACCAGGTAAGTAGTGTCCCATGCCAGatttaaagaggaaaaacataCTGTAAGCACAAGCCCTCAGTTGTACTTATCATAAATATTGGATTTGTTCTGACATAATGATAGATTAAGGGATATTCTTATATTCTTAACCTGGGTTTGAATCAGCTATTGTAGCTATATGCTTAGACATTACTAAGGGTAACAAATCCAGAGGGCacattttttgtctctttcgACTAAAAAACTAATCTTTGGAATGATTTTCTGCTAAGCTTCAGGTTCATTCCATGATAAACAGTCAGTAACCCACTTAATGAATTCCAAAGAGAATGAATTTCTAATGcttaaaagagaaataaaaatgattgcAAAAGGACCCTAAAACAAGCAAGAACTGAGGACAGATGTAGCTAAGGAagatttttcttgtttgttggtCTTTTGTTTCCTGAATCTCCAAGTCAAGTATGAAGTCAAAACAGCCTCAGTAACGACAACAAGAACTTGGTTTGAAAAAAGTGAGAACTTCTTAACAGCAAAGCATAGTTCATGACACAATGATCATATTTTTTCAGCTACATCTAATTCAAAAGGCAGATTTCAGTCGTGATGCCTTTATAGTAGCTTATCACAAAAACTGTATACTATACCATTGGTTCTGCATTAGTATATTTAAGGGTATGACTATGTTCTGAGCCATACATAAAGCATTGGAAGTTTCCATTAAGTAAAAAATGGAAACACACACTACTCTAAAGTCTTTGATGAGATGCAACAACAGAGAAGCAGCATGTTCACCACAGCCAGGCCGCATTATGTACCAGCATGACCTGCATGAGCAACAAACCCACTGACATTGTTACCAAAATCTATTTCACAGACTAAAATAGATTTCAGTGTGGGAAACAGAGAACAGGGTTTGCTGCTTCATAAAGGACAGTTAATGACACCCCCAGTTTAATTAGTTTCGGGATTGTGGGGTCTTTGTAAGTCTGAAAAACAATTCCTTTCACAGCTTTTAATCAGCATTAATTTTCATGGTGAATTAAACGCTTCAGTGCACACACAGATCTAAGCATTCGGTTGGATTCTAAGATCTGCAGTGCGACAACAATAACTGCACAAATATATTACACCTCTGTGCCTAAAGGGTTTCATCctgaataaagacatgattacaTTGTAAAGAAACAAGGGAGAAAATAAGTCCTGTCCATTAAAGGCTGTATAATTTGTGAACAAACAGGGAGATAAAAGACTGGATTATCAGAGTGCACCATCTCTTGCCAAGTCTGTGgacagagaggtgtgtgtgtgtgtgtgtgtgtgtgtgtgtgtgtgtgtgtgtgtgtgtgtgtgtgtgtgtgtgtgtgtgtgtgtgtgtgtgtgtgtgtgtgtgtgtgtgtgtgtgtgtgtgtgtgtgtgtgtgtgtgtgtgtgtgtgtgtgtgtggttagtTCACCTGGATGGTATCCACCTCCTGAGTGAGTTCCTGGATCTCGTTGACCAGGCGCTGGTACTTCTGCTGGGGTGTCTCCTTCACTCCGCAGCCCTCTCCAAGCTgaacacaggagagagacagtaTGAACACAAGACAACAGCAAACTGTGAAGAACTTCCAGAGCAGcattgaaatggaatctcacACAGCTCTAAATCTGACATCGAAACACATGCAGccagtgaaataaaaataacaatggtatatttacagaaaacatccaaagggggagaaaaaagtGGAGTGATGGATTTCTGCTGAAAAACAATATACTCACAATTTCAAATTCTCCCGACTCATAGCCCACTCTTCTGCTTTTACTGATTCTGTCTGAGAAGTCtgtgaaaaagatgaaaaatggaTTGAACGATATTTCCAGAGCACAGAAAAGGCAGAGTGGTTGTCAGTAATAAGCCCGATGTGATCCCAAACACAGTTTTTCTCTTGTAATCATCTTTATCCTTTGAGAGtcaataattaattaattctaAAAAGATGTAATGATGTGTCTAAGTGTCTCTGGCTTAGAGTTTAAAAGATAATTTGTCACAAGACTAAATGACTGCATAAAAGCACTATGAAACCCGCCGGTGGAACCTCGCTCTCAGTTGCCatttaaaagtctaaaaatttaaacaaaacagcaacaagtcCTGCCATCATGTaatgttcagtttttgtttaaacCGTTTCAGAGAGGTTTTTATATTCAACTTTATCTTCATTTCAGAGGCGGAAGTTTGCGGTGGTGGTGCTGAATTGTATTGCATTAAACCCACACATGTTGCTACTACTACAtacttgttattttttttaaactattgtaACTACTAAGCCATGATCCTCTCTAACAGTTAGTATGTCCCTCTGTACAAGTGTAATAGTTCAGTTAATAAGTTGTGATAAAAAGACTGACCAAGTCCCTTGGTGGCGACATGTTTATCTTTGAACTTATCATAGGCTGCGTTCGGGTTGACCACAATCCTCTCCACACTGTCGCTGCAGAGCTCCTCCTGTCATTGAAACAACAGAAGAGAAATGTCAGTTGAGCATATTCATGACCAGGATAGGGCAAGTAGGACTTCACAGACAGCAAAGACTTGAAAATGAGTCTTGGCTCACCTAGCCAGAGAGCCAAAAGTCTCAAAGCCCCAGGTACACTTGAAATTGTTTTGATAGGATTTTTATGATCAGAGAGAAAAATTGTAGG contains:
- the dctn2 gene encoding dynactin subunit 2 isoform X1, producing the protein MACDNHINLSCLSLSLSPYFFLSLCSCVTFSNSLWKPKELEELCSDSVERIVVNPNAAYDKFKDKHVATKGLDFSDRISKSRRVGYESGEFEILGEGCGVKETPQQKYQRLVNEIQELTQEVDTIQTATKESNAEERLTPVVLAQQAAQLKQQLVSAHLDSLLGPQAHINLADPDGALARRLLTQLEAAKGSRGSGESKPTASAKGPDGVVLYELHSRPEQEKFNESAKMAELEKRLAELEIAVGSGSDKQGPLSAGVQGASLMDTIELLQARVSALDSATLDQVEARLQSVLGKMNEIAKHKTAIEDADTQNKVSQLYDVVQKWDAMSTSIPQVVQRLVAVKELHEQAMQFGQLLTHLDTTQQMINNSLKDNNTLLTQVQQTMKENLVAVEENFSALDQRMKKLSN
- the dctn2 gene encoding dynactin subunit 2 isoform X2, with translation MADPKYANLPGIAFNEPDVYETGDLPEDDQAQFESEELCSDSVERIVVNPNAAYDKFKDKHVATKGLDFSDRISKSRRVGYESGEFEILGEGCGVKETPQQKYQRLVNEIQELTQEVDTIQTATKESNAEERLTPVVLAQQAAQLKQQLVSAHLDSLLGPQAHINLADPDGALARRLLTQLEAAKGSRGSGESKPTASAKGPDGVVLYELHSRPEQEKFNESAKMAELEKRLAELEIAVGSGSDKQGPLSAGVQGASLMDTIELLQARVSALDSATLDQVEARLQSVLGKMNEIAKHKTAIEDADTQNKVSQLYDVVQKWDAMSTSIPQVVQRLVAVKELHEQAMQFGQLLTHLDTTQQMINNSLKDNNTLLTQVQQTMKENLVAVEENFSALDQRMKKLSN